The Desulfosporosinus sp. Sb-LF genome contains a region encoding:
- a CDS encoding CapA family protein yields the protein MSNRFLAIIFIFLFLLGLTTPVRADTPIQCITYNISATQSIDANEPTKKTDFVNIQQVVPSAKLDMKYATTDNFTRKKLYDSANALLRRGSADKLKKVADEAAKDGFLLKIWDAYRSPKAQFKMWNFVPNSNYVANPYKGYSNHSRGSAIDLTLVDLNGNEITMPTGFDNFTVAAERANENANAKYLEKIMVKNGFKPLSTEWWHFDDTETYEPADSAQVAVFDGSGKQDIVISAIGDVTLGQDERFLYAGSFNQYYNKYGASYFFERVKKILSEDDLTIANLEGTLTEEKGKPDKRFQGNQAFFFKGSPSYTSILKDGSIEAVNLANNHSMDYLDKGFDDTKAALDKTSITNFGYSKTAVYEKDGINIGLIGVNTLGKIEEGVNLVNLELDLANKIRTLDEKTSLIVVSFHWGTENISTPTSEQRELGRFAVDQGADLVLGHHPHIIQPSEVYQGKYIVYSLGNFVFGGNSNPTQKNTEIFRQIYSFKNGKLVEVNSPLIIPCRLTSGFKPEPCE from the coding sequence GTGAGCAATCGATTCCTGGCTATAATCTTCATCTTTCTCTTTCTCTTAGGACTTACGACACCAGTTCGAGCAGATACACCAATTCAGTGTATTACGTACAACATCAGTGCAACGCAAAGTATCGATGCCAATGAACCCACCAAGAAAACGGATTTTGTCAATATCCAGCAAGTCGTTCCTTCCGCGAAATTGGACATGAAATATGCGACAACCGATAATTTCACTCGTAAGAAGCTTTATGATAGCGCTAACGCACTGTTGCGTAGAGGAAGCGCTGATAAACTTAAAAAAGTAGCCGACGAAGCCGCGAAAGATGGATTTCTACTCAAGATTTGGGATGCCTATCGTAGTCCTAAAGCACAGTTCAAAATGTGGAATTTTGTACCTAATTCGAACTATGTGGCGAATCCTTATAAGGGTTATTCTAATCACTCGAGGGGATCAGCAATTGACTTGACTCTGGTTGATCTAAATGGAAACGAAATTACGATGCCAACGGGCTTTGACAATTTTACGGTTGCTGCAGAAAGGGCCAATGAGAATGCTAACGCCAAGTATTTGGAAAAAATCATGGTCAAGAACGGATTTAAGCCTTTGTCAACGGAATGGTGGCATTTTGATGACACAGAAACTTACGAACCTGCTGATTCAGCTCAAGTTGCAGTATTTGATGGAAGTGGAAAACAAGACATCGTAATAAGTGCGATTGGAGATGTCACCTTAGGTCAGGATGAACGCTTTCTCTATGCCGGTAGTTTTAACCAGTACTACAATAAATATGGAGCAAGTTATTTTTTTGAGAGAGTAAAAAAGATACTGAGTGAGGATGATTTGACCATAGCCAATTTAGAAGGAACTTTGACGGAGGAGAAGGGAAAACCAGATAAACGTTTTCAAGGTAACCAGGCATTCTTCTTTAAAGGAAGCCCATCCTACACCTCCATACTTAAAGATGGCAGTATTGAGGCTGTAAACTTAGCCAATAACCATAGTATGGATTACCTAGACAAAGGATTTGATGACACAAAAGCAGCCTTGGATAAAACGAGCATCACCAATTTCGGATATAGTAAGACCGCTGTATATGAAAAAGACGGTATCAATATCGGATTAATAGGTGTCAACACGTTAGGAAAAATAGAAGAGGGTGTTAATTTAGTAAACCTGGAATTAGATCTTGCGAATAAAATTCGCACTCTCGATGAAAAGACCTCCCTAATCGTCGTGAGTTTTCACTGGGGAACGGAAAACATTAGCACGCCAACGTCGGAGCAGCGTGAACTTGGGCGGTTCGCAGTTGACCAAGGGGCAGATTTGGTTCTTGGTCATCACCCTCATATCATTCAACCGAGTGAAGTTTATCAGGGAAAATATATTGTTTATAGTCTTGGTAATTTTGTGTTCGGAGGCAATTCGAACCCAACGCAGAAAAATACGGAAATTTTCCGCCAGATATATAGTTTTAAAAATGGTAAACTTGTTGAGGTGAACTCCCCTTTAATCATACCCTGTCGCTTGACGTCTGGCTTTAAACCAGAGCCTTGTGAATAA
- a CDS encoding rhodanese-like domain-containing protein, translating into MNHTIIIASFLVGVLIIWAIIKNSGKANQSRIDPSEAKKRLELEKEIILVDVRTQDEYIENHIPRSTLIPLKVLAREASKKLPDKQATIFVYCRSGNRSRVAVTILLKQGYINVSNLGGIIHWPYKTVSGKK; encoded by the coding sequence ATGAACCATACGATAATTATCGCCAGTTTCTTAGTAGGAGTTCTGATAATCTGGGCAATTATCAAGAACTCAGGAAAGGCCAATCAATCAAGAATAGATCCTTCAGAAGCCAAAAAGAGATTAGAGTTGGAAAAGGAGATCATCCTTGTGGATGTTAGAACTCAGGACGAATATATCGAGAATCATATTCCTAGAAGCACTTTGATTCCTTTAAAGGTGCTAGCGAGGGAAGCAAGCAAGAAATTACCGGATAAGCAAGCTACTATTTTCGTTTATTGTAGGAGTGGGAATCGGAGCAGAGTCGCTGTAACAATATTATTGAAGCAGGGTTATATAAATGTTTCTAATTTAGGTGGCATAATACATTGGCCGTACAAGACGGTTTCTGGCAAGAAATGA
- a CDS encoding ABC transporter substrate-binding protein, with translation MKKKASVLVSALLVGALIVTGCGTKTATPTATTGSNASGDVIKIGVFEPMTGANAAGGALEVDGIKLANKLYPEVNGKKVELVLVDNKSDKVEAASAASRLVEKEKVSAIIGSWGSSLSMAAGDIVKKAQVPAVAASATNPLVTKNNDFYFRVCFIDPFQGKVMANYAFNNLKAKKVAIVQEVSNDYSIGLAKFFTDSFKQLTGDNDAIVGVANYNTGDQDFSAQLTNLKAKNPDVIFAPGNFTESSLIIKQARQLGIKAPFIGGDTWEVPEFIEVGKEAVEGATFSTFFTSEKPITPESEKFLAEFRKANPGVEPAAVTALGYDAYITILDAIKRANSADPVKIKEQLAKTKDFPGAAGMITLDENGDAVKDAVIKQVKNGKFAFMDIIKAK, from the coding sequence ATGAAAAAGAAGGCTTCAGTTCTCGTCTCAGCGTTATTAGTAGGTGCGCTTATTGTGACCGGATGTGGGACCAAAACCGCAACTCCTACTGCAACAACGGGGAGTAATGCAAGCGGAGATGTAATTAAAATTGGTGTTTTTGAACCGATGACTGGAGCGAATGCTGCCGGGGGCGCTTTAGAAGTTGATGGAATCAAACTGGCTAACAAACTCTATCCCGAAGTCAATGGTAAAAAAGTTGAATTAGTCTTGGTCGACAATAAATCGGATAAGGTAGAGGCTGCTAGTGCTGCTTCTCGTCTCGTGGAAAAGGAAAAGGTTTCGGCGATCATTGGAAGTTGGGGGAGCTCACTTTCTATGGCGGCTGGGGATATTGTGAAGAAGGCGCAGGTTCCTGCAGTGGCTGCCTCCGCAACCAACCCACTTGTCACCAAGAATAATGACTTCTATTTCCGGGTCTGCTTTATTGATCCTTTTCAAGGCAAAGTCATGGCTAACTATGCGTTTAATAATCTAAAGGCAAAAAAAGTTGCCATCGTCCAAGAAGTCTCCAATGACTACTCTATCGGTCTTGCTAAATTTTTCACGGATTCTTTCAAACAACTAACCGGAGATAACGACGCGATTGTTGGAGTGGCAAACTACAACACAGGAGACCAAGATTTCTCGGCCCAGCTTACGAACTTAAAGGCGAAGAATCCGGATGTTATTTTTGCACCGGGCAACTTCACGGAATCCTCACTCATCATTAAACAAGCACGGCAACTTGGCATTAAAGCCCCATTCATTGGTGGAGATACATGGGAAGTTCCTGAATTCATCGAAGTAGGCAAAGAAGCTGTTGAAGGAGCTACTTTCTCAACTTTCTTTACTTCTGAGAAGCCAATTACCCCAGAATCAGAAAAGTTCTTGGCGGAATTCCGCAAGGCAAATCCTGGCGTAGAGCCGGCTGCGGTCACAGCGCTGGGCTATGATGCCTACATTACTATCCTAGATGCTATCAAGAGAGCCAATTCGGCAGACCCAGTCAAAATAAAAGAACAACTGGCTAAAACGAAAGACTTTCCTGGAGCAGCTGGCATGATTACGCTCGACGAAAACGGAGATGCTGTCAAAGACGCGGTCATCAAACAGGTCAAGAACGGGAAGTTCGCGTTCATGGATATCATCAAAGCCAAATAA
- a CDS encoding branched-chain amino acid ABC transporter permease, producing the protein MEFSTFLQHLANGISLGSLYALVAIGYTMVYGTLRLINFAHGDIFMMTTYFAFYGVTTFMLPWYLSFVLAIILTMALGVVLEAGAYRPLRDAPKISIMISAIGASFLLENLATVLFGGRPKAFPTVKALTDSIQIGSVSIQKLTFAIPIVTLVFLFGLLFLIHRTKTGMAMRAVAKDYETAGIMGVNVNQTISKTFAIGSMLAAVGALMWGLKFPQIVPLMGIMPGLKAFIAAVIGGIGNIKGAMIGGFILGIGEIMIVAFAPSLSGYRDAFAFIFLIVILLFKPTGLTGEKIAEKV; encoded by the coding sequence ATGGAATTTAGTACGTTTTTGCAGCATTTGGCGAACGGAATTTCTTTAGGCAGTTTATATGCCTTGGTTGCGATTGGTTATACCATGGTTTACGGAACGTTACGTCTCATCAACTTTGCGCATGGCGATATTTTTATGATGACGACGTATTTTGCATTTTATGGCGTCACTACGTTTATGCTGCCTTGGTATCTGTCCTTTGTCTTGGCCATAATTCTAACGATGGCCCTTGGGGTGGTACTTGAGGCAGGGGCTTATCGACCGCTGCGCGATGCGCCTAAGATCTCCATTATGATTTCAGCAATTGGGGCATCGTTCTTACTCGAGAACTTGGCCACGGTGTTATTTGGCGGACGTCCAAAAGCATTTCCAACTGTAAAGGCTTTAACAGACAGTATCCAGATTGGCTCGGTTTCCATTCAGAAACTTACCTTCGCCATCCCTATAGTAACCCTTGTTTTCCTTTTTGGACTTTTATTCTTAATCCATCGTACGAAAACCGGAATGGCTATGCGGGCGGTAGCTAAAGATTACGAAACGGCGGGGATCATGGGTGTGAACGTCAACCAAACTATTTCTAAAACCTTTGCCATTGGGTCGATGCTTGCCGCTGTTGGTGCGCTCATGTGGGGTCTTAAATTCCCTCAGATTGTACCCTTGATGGGGATTATGCCGGGTCTTAAAGCCTTTATCGCAGCAGTTATCGGCGGGATCGGAAATATCAAAGGGGCTATGATAGGTGGATTTATCTTAGGAATTGGGGAAATCATGATCGTTGCTTTTGCCCCAAGCTTAAGTGGCTACAGGGATGCGTTTGCCTTTATCTTTTTAATTGTTATTCTGTTATTTAAGCCGACTGGGCTCACCGGCGAGAAAATAGCGGAGAAGGTGTAA